In Chlorobiota bacterium, the sequence GGGGAAAGAGCGAGGCCTGCACGCCCAGCCCCTGAACCCGACGAAGTCGGGGTAGCCGCATCGCGTCAGCGATGGTAGTCGCCCCGACCTCCGTCGGGATTGATAACAGGTCTTCAGCCTGCGCAACGGAGGACGAGGACACCACCAAACCCAACGCCACCTTCCGAACCTCAGGATCACCACGCTCTTTCCCCCGTTCCCCGTCCCCCCCATTCTCCCGTTTTCCTCCGTAGATTGCGCCCGCAATGAATCTTCTTGTTATCCGCTTCAGCTCCGCCGGGGATATTCTCCTTACCAGCCTCTTCCTCCGCTCCCTTCGCAAGCGTTTCCCCGATGCCAGCATTCACTTTTTGACGAAGCAGGAATTCCTTCCGCTGGTGGCGCACTCCCCCTATCTGGACCGCGTGATTACCATCAACAGCAGCGACCGGCGCAAGGAGCTATCCCAGCGTAAACGGACGTTGATTCGCGAGCTTGGCGGCAAGTACGACGTGGCCTACGACCTCCACAACTCATTGCGGAGCAGGTGGTTCCGGGTGGGGATTGCGCAGCGCGTTGAGGTGATCCGGAAACCATCGCTGCGGAAGCGGCTGCTGGTTTGGTTCAAATGGAATCGGCTTCGCCCCATCGTCCCAATTCCCGAACTCTATCTGCGTGTTGGAAGCCGTGACGGATTGGCGAACGATGGCCAGGGGCTGGAGCTTTTCATCGGGGAAACATCCAACCCCCTTCCCCCGCTTCGTGGCAAGCCCACGGTTGGGTTTGCCCCGGGCGCACGCCACCAAACCAAGCGGTGGCCGCCGGAACGGTGGATAGCGTTGGGCGCGATGCTGCGCGAACATCACCAAGCGCGAATTGTG encodes:
- a CDS encoding glycosyltransferase family 9 protein; translated protein: MNLLVIRFSSAGDILLTSLFLRSLRKRFPDASIHFLTKQEFLPLVAHSPYLDRVITINSSDRRKELSQRKRTLIRELGGKYDVAYDLHNSLRSRWFRVGIAQRVEVIRKPSLRKRLLVWFKWNRLRPIVPIPELYLRVGSRDGLANDGQGLELFIGETSNPLPPLRGKPTVGFAPGARHQTKRWPPERWIALGAMLREHHQARIVLLGAPEESHLCQLIADGISNGISGGIDGDSHAETSPLNLAGETTWLQTAAALDGCDLVVTNDSAIAHLAAARKRTVVAIFGPTVQEFGFAPYGTRMAVAEVPDLPCRPCTTIGGDRCPKGHFRCMIGLQPHHVAEIIEKLKAMAG